A region of the Variovorax sp. 54 genome:
CAGCTGCGGCTCGCAGGCCGCGATGCGTTCATTGACCGCGCGCGTCACCTCGACCGGCGAGAGTTCCTTGGCGGCGTAGGCCGCGTGCAGTTCCTGCACGCCCAGGGCATACAAAGGCTTCGTCATGGCCGCATCAACCCCACGAGATCGCAGCCAGGTCGTTCGCGACGATCGGCATGTTCGGCCACAGGCCCTTCACTTCCTTGCGCGCGACCGTGGGGAACACGGCCTGGAACAGGAAGCCGTTGACGGCATCGTTCGCGAGCATCTTCTGCGCCTCGCCAAGCAGCGCGTTGCGCTTTTTCTCGTCGGGCTCGCTCTGCACCGAGGCGTACAGGTCGCGGAACTTCTTCGAGTCGTAGCCCCAGTAGTAGTCGGGCTCGGTGTACTTCACGAGGTCGAAGGGTTCGACGTGCGCAACGATGCTCAGGTCGAAGTCGTGCCCGCCGCCGAAGGTGCCGCTGAGCCACTGGGCCCATTCGACGTTCTGGATCTTCACGTTGATGCCGATGGCCGCGAGCTGGGCCGCAATCACCTCGCCGCCCTGGCGTGCGTACGAAGGCGGCGGCAGCGTCATGCGCAGTTCGAGCGGCGTCTTCACGCCCGCATCGGCCAGCAGCTTCTTCGCCTTGGCGATGTCGAAGGGGTTGATGCCGGTGGTGTCGACATAGCCCGGCGCGCCGATCGGGTAGTGGCTGCCGATGGCCTTGCCGAAACCGTCGGCCGCGCCCTGGATCACCACGTTGCGGTCCACCGCGGCCAGGATGGCGCGGCGCACGCGCACGTCGTCCAGCGGCTTGCGCTTGTTGTTGATCGCCAGGATCACCTTGCTGCGCGTGCCCACTTCCAGCACGCGAAAGCGCGGGTTGGCGCGGAACTGGCCCACGCTGCGCGTGCCGGCGCGCGGGAAGATGTCGATGTCGCCGGCCATCAGCGCCGCGGTCTGCGCGGCCGAGTCGGACATGAACTTGAAGACGAACTTGTTGACCTTGGCCAGCGCCGGGTTGCGGTACGTCGGCGACTTGACCAGCGCGCACGCCGAGCCGCGCTGCCAGCTGTCGAGCTTGTAGGGGCCGGTGCCCACGGGCTTGGTGGCGTTGGTGTCGGCGCTCTTGGGTTCGACGATGCAGGCGGTGGCCTGGCCGAGCATGAACAGCAGGTCGGGGTTGGGCTGTGCGGTGGTGATGACGACGGTGTCGGCGTCGGGTGTCTTCAGGCTGATCTCGCTGAAGAAGCGCTTGTCCTTGTTGGTGCTCTTCTCGCCGGCCGCGCGCT
Encoded here:
- a CDS encoding ABC transporter substrate-binding protein is translated as MLKRRTLMGTAIAAAIPGAFPLFAQAQTGKNMLTIGMPLEPPGLDPTTAAASAIAEIAHYNIFETLTKINADGSVTPLLAESWTVSPDLKTHTFKLRKGVKFENGEAFDAAAVKFSFERAAGEKSTNKDKRFFSEISLKTPDADTVVITTAQPNPDLLFMLGQATACIVEPKSADTNATKPVGTGPYKLDSWQRGSACALVKSPTYRNPALAKVNKFVFKFMSDSAAQTAALMAGDIDIFPRAGTRSVGQFRANPRFRVLEVGTRSKVILAINNKRKPLDDVRVRRAILAAVDRNVVIQGAADGFGKAIGSHYPIGAPGYVDTTGINPFDIAKAKKLLADAGVKTPLELRMTLPPPSYARQGGEVIAAQLAAIGINVKIQNVEWAQWLSGTFGGGHDFDLSIVAHVEPFDLVKYTEPDYYWGYDSKKFRDLYASVQSEPDEKKRNALLGEAQKMLANDAVNGFLFQAVFPTVARKEVKGLWPNMPIVANDLAAISWG